GCGTGGTGCTGAAGACGTCGGGCCGCACCACGCCGGACACGCTGGGCAAGCGGATGTCGGCGGTGCGCGCGGCCCTGGCGGTGCCTCGCGATGTGCGCACCGACCTGTCGCCTGGCGATGTCGGTGACGAGGCGGTGCTGCGGATCCGCACCCGCACCCCCGACCGCGACATGACCTGGCGGCCCGAGCGGGCCGGCATCGGCGTGGACACCGACACCGGTGAACCGGTGGTGCTGCCGAAGGGCCGCATGCTGATCGCGGGCACCAGCGGCGCGGGCAAGTCCGTGCTGCTGCGCGTGGTCATGGCCGAGGCGCTGTGCGCCCAGGAGCCGACGGCAGTGGTCTACATCGACCCCAAGGGCGAGGAGTCCGGTCTGTGGCGGGGAAAGGTCCGCTGCGCGAACACGCCAGGCGAGATCATCGCTCTGCTGCGCGAGGTCGGCCAGGAGTCCGACGAGCGGTCGCAGATCATGCAGAAGCGCCGGGTGTCGCAGTGGGTCCCGACCGAGGAGCGGCCCCGGATCGTGGTGGTGGTCGACGAGGGCGCCGAGATCGTCAGCATGGACGACCCCGCCGAGGACATCGACGTCATCAAACGGCTGCAGCCCCTGGCGACCATGGGCCGGTCCCGCGGCATCGACCTGAAGTGGGCGACGCAGAAGCCCTTGCTCGGATCCGGCATCCCGTCGCAGCTCAACGGCGTCATGCAGGACCGGGTCGTGCTGCGCACCGCGGGCCGCACCGAGAACAACCAGGTCCTCGGCGCTGACTGGTCGAGTCACGAGCTGGAGCTGGGCGGGAGCGCGCTCACCAACACCGGCGGCCGCGGCCCCGGGCAGGCGCCGATCCAGGTCTGGGACCTCTCCGACGACGCCGCGATCCTGGCGCTGCCCGACGCCGAGTCGTGGTCGCACCGGCCGGGCCACGACGAGACGCCGGCCGCCCCGAAGGCGTCGGGGATCCCCCCGGTCCTCGGCGCGGCCGTGGCGTTGCTGGAGATGGATCCCGACGCCAACGGGATACCGGGAAACGACATCGCCCGGGCGTGCGACATGGACCTGCTCGACGCGCAGGAGGCACTGCTGGCTGCCGGAGTGCAGGCGCGCCGGTACTCGCAGGACGGTGCGCAGGTGCGCGGATACCGGCGCGACGCACTTGAGGAAGCGGCACGCCGCTACGAAAAGTGACGACGCGGGGATGTCTTGGGGGTGTCTGTCGCTGCCGGTGGTAGACACCCACCTAGACACCTCTCGAATGCCGCGCTGGCCTGCGATCTCGGCATCCGTAGACGGGGTAGACGCCCCTGCCGCCGGACGGCTGACTCATCGCATTGCCGCAGGTTAAGTGGGCGTCTAGAAAAGCTCTCAGGAATACGTCCGAGGGTGTCTAGTGACGCTCAGTCGATGGCCCGCTTGAGTACCGCGCGGATCCTGGCGGTGCGGCGGCTCAGCTCCTCGGGCAGCACGACCTCGGACACCAGCTCCCACCCGGATCGGCCGAGGCTGTCGAGTCGCCCCTGGCTCAGGCCGAACTCGGTTTCCTCGACGGCATACTCCCAGCGCTGCACAACGGCCTCCCCTGGTGTGGCGATGAGTCGAGTGTAGAGCGTGGCCGCGCGCCGCCACAGCCCGGAAACGGGGGCCCACGAAGAAATAGGCCCTGCCTATCCTTGGTGTTGCGACGCACCAGGAAGGCAGGGCCCTATGTCTGCAAATGGTACCCCCGACCCCCCCGCGCTCGGCTGCCTCATCACCGACCTGCGCACCTCGCATGGATGGTCCCAGTCCCGCCTGGCAACCGAACTCGGACAGGTGGCCGGCCACGACACCGTCAACCGCGAACAGGTGTCCCGGTGGGAGAACGGTAAACGCACCCCCGCCGCGTTCTGGCTGCGGCATTTGGCTACGGTGCTTCAGGTCCCCATCGAAATCCTGGAAAGGGCGCGCGTGGACCGACGCAACTTCCTGACCGCGGCCGCGGGTACCGCGATCGCCCCCATGGTCGCCTCCGACCTCATCGAGGAAGGCTTCGCCGCCGCGCTCGGCGTCAAGCACCCCAGCGTCGAGGACTGGGAGGAGGCCGTGGAGACCTACGGCCGCGACTACATGACCCAGGGCGCCGCGGAGATCCAGAAGCGGCTGTCGGCGGACCTGGTGGTGTTGCAGCAGCAGCTCGACGCGCCGTGCATGTGGGCGACCGCCGCCAAGCTCGCGACCCTGTACGCGAAGACGTTCCCTGGCAGCGACGGCGCGAAGGCGGTCACGTGGTACCGCCACGCCGCCACCTTCGCTGACCGCTCCGGCGACGAGACCACCCGCGTGTGGGTGCGCGGCCGCGCGGCCATTGCCCTGGGCTACGAAGGTGCGGCCCTCGGGGTCGCAGACACGCTCGCCAGCCAGGCACTGGAGATGGACGACAAGCCCTCGCTCGGGCGGGTGAACGCTGTTATGGGGCGCGCGCACGTGCGTGCGCTGCGCGGCGACCACCAAGGCGCGCGCTCTCTCATTGACGAGGGGCGGCGCGCCTTCGACCAGGCCGGTTCGGACGACGCCGAGTCCGACTACGCGATCCCGTGGTGGCGGTTCAACGTGTTCGCCTCACTGCTGGCGGCTCGGATGGGCGACGAGCAGCTCGCTGACGACGTCCAAACCGAGGCCGCCCGCAACCTTCCGGAGTCCCTCCCCCGCTTCAAGACCCATTTGGAGATGCACCGCGGGCTGATGCTGACCCGGGTCGGCGACCGCGACGGCGGCACCGCGCACGCGCGCGCCGCGCTGGAGGAGTTGCCGCCGGAGAAGCACAGCCTGACGCTGCGGATGCTCATGGAGGAGATCGAGGCCGCGTGAGTGGCCACTAGTCTGGCCACTCCCCAGTCGGTGTGGCGCACGCCATGGTCAGGGGCATGGACACCACCGCGCGCCCTGGCCCCGACCTCGACGAGCTGAATCAGGCCGTCGCCGGCCGATGGCGGGTGTGGCGCTCGGTCGACGAGCACGGGCGCCACGCCGCCTGGTGCGCGACCAACATCGACCCCAACTCGGACCGGGCGCCGACGCTGCACGCCCGCACCGTCATGGAGCTCACGCGGCAGATGGAGGACCCGCCGCGGCGCATCCGCACCGCCCTGTCCGACCTGCAGGCGCCCCGATGAGCGCCGACGACACGGTGTACACCTACATCCCCGAGGGCACCGGCCGCGTCGAGGTCCCCGGCGGGCTGATCGAGGACTACGGCGACACCTGGGACATCCGCTGCTACCTGTGGACCGGGTCCGAGTACTACTACCTCGCGCGCCAGCAGCCCGCGCCTACTGCCGCCCGGGACTACGGGGTGCGGGACGGGCGCCGCGGGCCCGCCTCGGCCGACACCATCCGCCAGTGGCTCGACGACCAGGCCGAGTACATGGCCGCCTACGAGGCCGACCGGCCCTGAGGACTCCGCGCGCCGGGGGCGACCGGCGCGCGGGCATGACGCCGCACCGCATGGGTGTGCGGCAGCCCGCCCGGCTCCGATGCTCGCCTTCCGGGGCGTGTGCCGGGCGGTCACCCCCGGACACACGAAAAGCGACCCCGTCACCCGTGAGGTGACGGGGTCGCTTCGCTATGCGGCTACGGGACGTCCGGCTGGCGCTTCTGCACCTCGTCGCGGACCATCCCTCGGATCTGCTCGCTCATCTCCGCGTCCGTGCTGTAAGTCGGGCTGCGGCCCGAGGCCAGCATGACCTTTCCGAGGCGCGCCCACCGCTCCGGCAGGTACTCCTCGGCCGCCCGCGCGGCGCCGTAGTAGACCGCGGCGACCGCCGCCGCGACCACGGGCGTGGTGACCTCGGTGAGGGCTTCAGGCGGCAGGTCGATTCCGACCCGGGCGGCTAGGACCAGCACCACGCCGACGACGTAGGGCACGACGGTGCGGACGATGCTCGTGACCATGGCCATGGATCAGTCCTCCACGTCGAGGTCGCCGGACACGCTGATGGTGTCGGGTAGCGAAGCGGTGCCGTCGCCGCCGGTGTTCTCGGCGAGGAGTTTCATGAGCTGGCCGTAGGCCCACCCGGACACACGGTCGCCGTAGCCGGGGCCGGCGTCGGATCCCACGAGCTCGCGCGCCTGCCGGAGCCCCTCGGCGGTCTCGTCGCCGTAGTCGCCGTCAGCGCCGTACTGCGGCAGATCCACGCCCGCGTACATGATGCAGACCTGCAGGCCCTTGACCCGCTCCCCCTGGTCGCCTTTCTTCAGTCCGATCAACTCGTGTCCTCCATTGGTGTCGAGCCCGTCTACGGGCATTCCGTCGTGGACCCAGGCGTCGAGGTTGCCGCCGGGGCAGGTGGTGTCGTTGACGTCGCCGTGGCCGAGCGTCTCCAGTTGCCGCCCGGCCTGCTCACAGGCCATGTCGTAGAGCGCGCGGATCGTTCGCTTGGCCGGGTCGGTCGGTGCGTTCTGGCCGATGTAGCAGACGCCGATGCCGGAGGTGTTGTGGCCGACGGCGTGGGCGCCGACGACGAGCCACCCGCGGCCGTCGTAGGCGTGGCCGG
The genomic region above belongs to Streptomonospora salina and contains:
- a CDS encoding FtsK/SpoIIIE domain-containing protein, which produces MQEQDEAIRTGVVWEASASEAPPGRTDDTHRTGQEQKPSPEDGAGEAVHGAVVHAPRVGDAASKRALLDDINARLRASLSTWHTYAILAWSRRWQTAEAYIQDPDLYREIVEEAREEVRRERATVAKKLDKARLRRDEAQVKLLTEQLADLERRAPSAMKMDALTLKARSGRLARQAALPVGIVAGPLAALLAGGMWWPLLAWPAAWAWLAVQGHGMAVAEGTATAEEASGEAAPVLPTPRPAPGGASAASSVTPVGASEAENAILAHLADWDRRAAGRGLEGVTPTPMPSLDSLGIRVVLKTSGRTTPDTLGKRMSAVRAALAVPRDVRTDLSPGDVGDEAVLRIRTRTPDRDMTWRPERAGIGVDTDTGEPVVLPKGRMLIAGTSGAGKSVLLRVVMAEALCAQEPTAVVYIDPKGEESGLWRGKVRCANTPGEIIALLREVGQESDERSQIMQKRRVSQWVPTEERPRIVVVVDEGAEIVSMDDPAEDIDVIKRLQPLATMGRSRGIDLKWATQKPLLGSGIPSQLNGVMQDRVVLRTAGRTENNQVLGADWSSHELELGGSALTNTGGRGPGQAPIQVWDLSDDAAILALPDAESWSHRPGHDETPAAPKASGIPPVLGAAVALLEMDPDANGIPGNDIARACDMDLLDAQEALLAAGVQARRYSQDGAQVRGYRRDALEEAARRYEK
- a CDS encoding helix-turn-helix domain-containing protein yields the protein MSANGTPDPPALGCLITDLRTSHGWSQSRLATELGQVAGHDTVNREQVSRWENGKRTPAAFWLRHLATVLQVPIEILERARVDRRNFLTAAAGTAIAPMVASDLIEEGFAAALGVKHPSVEDWEEAVETYGRDYMTQGAAEIQKRLSADLVVLQQQLDAPCMWATAAKLATLYAKTFPGSDGAKAVTWYRHAATFADRSGDETTRVWVRGRAAIALGYEGAALGVADTLASQALEMDDKPSLGRVNAVMGRAHVRALRGDHQGARSLIDEGRRAFDQAGSDDAESDYAIPWWRFNVFASLLAARMGDEQLADDVQTEAARNLPESLPRFKTHLEMHRGLMLTRVGDRDGGTAHARAALEELPPEKHSLTLRMLMEEIEAA
- a CDS encoding N-acetylmuramoyl-L-alanine amidase, with amino-acid sequence MATVPIIERSQWGARDPRGRKYVSWGTRTEFIVHHSAGPTSQTVRSIQDFHMDSRGWSDIGYNLLVDDAGHAYDGRGWLVVGAHAVGHNTSGIGVCYIGQNAPTDPAKRTIRALYDMACEQAGRQLETLGHGDVNDTTCPGGNLDAWVHDGMPVDGLDTNGGHELIGLKKGDQGERVKGLQVCIMYAGVDLPQYGADGDYGDETAEGLRQARELVGSDAGPGYGDRVSGWAYGQLMKLLAENTGGDGTASLPDTISVSGDLDVED